AAATTAATCTTTGAAATGCCTTTTGAATCCTCTTTCCCAATGCTTTATCTAAGTCATCGAATCTATTGAAAATTACATTATGTTTTGGTAGgctttgaaaatagtttttaaaaaacaatttttaaaaacaagtttcacttattttcaaaaaaaaaaaaatatatatatatatatatagatatatatttaagaatttaaatatgaaaaatagttttgtttTCCATTTGTTCTTTATAAAGATGTACACACACAAATacaatctcaaaatttccacaaaaattctttatattttcaatggttatTGAgaacattttacaaaaaaaaaataactaaaaacacttcaaaactattttaaaaaataatttattttcataataaattttcaaaatattgttttctATGAATATTTGTCAAGCttgttttctaaattagaaaactgtttttgaaaatagtttttaaacaaAATCCGAACCTTATCGTGAGAAATATTATATTagcttctaaaaataaataaattaatatgattaaATTATCTTATGATAATACCATACCATTTACCATATGAAATCCACTTTTGAAATgctttttaaatcatattttccgATTcgatattttaatatataaattaataaaattaaagatatttatatattaaatatcataaaaaaattaaataaaaaaattatataataatttttttttatagaacaaaacaTATTCTATATATTCTGTCTTATCAATAATCCAATCCAGATCAAGGTAACCCAATTCTCTCTTAAATTGAACAACTTTAAACCCTAGTGGATGACTTTTTTGCCTTTTCAAATTTGTATCAATTCACGTACTAACATATCTCAAATCATTCCAAATCTAAATAGGTATAAAGTTGGCTCATTTcaacacaaaaaaacaaaagctaCACCTAATACATCTTGGATTCAATCTTACCCAATATAATTGTGTCTTGGTACATAAAGCAATTTgctttattttcattgttaCCCTCTTTGGTCATTGCTTGAACTAGGAAAGATGGGATTGAAGGAAAGTTTTTAGGGTAGGAGGGAGTAATGGGTCTCTTATATTTGTGGTGAACATTGACTCTCATACAAGGaaacaacaagaaaagaaaagggagtaCAACTTTTTCCTAAAAGAATCAAACTTTGAAACCATTGAGAAAGTATGTAAAATGAGGAAATGGCTCATCACCATGGGTTTTTTCAAGAACAATGAAGATGCTCAACTAATGAAAGAAAGTTGTAATTAGGGGGTGTAAATTTAGTCAAATTGATAAGATCGGTTTTATTCTTTTATCGGACAAAGTTGAAAATTGTGCTTCTAGTAATAGAAAAGtcgaataaaatcaaattcatgaaagtcgattttatttgatttacatAGATTTGATGGACCCAAATTAGACCTTCAACCATTTAGGATCCATTTAGGTTTGGAAATTGATACACATTTAAATGGATTACCCAAATATATCAATTTGGGTCATGACCTAATAATGATGAATTACCCAtgcaacataaaaaatgaaacaataaatataaataattataaattaaaaaatgtattggTATAATAGAATAAGGACTAggaaatttatttcctttataaaattatttttttataaaaaaaattaaataaaaaatttaaataattatttaagaatagacttagatagaacctaagatGACTCCCAACGCTAAGAgtccaaaggaaaaaaaaaaagaataaaagaataagCTTAAATTGAACCTCCGATTGTATCTAAATgattagaaacaaaataaagcaAAGTTGAAAGAAACCTAGAACGacgtcccaatgatgagaaaccaaaaaacaaataataaactaagatagaacTCAAAATGACTTCCCAATGATAAGAGtccaaatgaataaaaaataaatttagattaaacATAAGATGACATCTTAATGATTAGAAACAAATTAGAACCTAAGAAGGTGTCCCAATGATAAAGAGTCcaaagaaataaagaataaacttataaattttacatatataatacACCTTTAATAATAACTTAGtgtgtttaataaataaaattaacctttcttataattatcaaaccaaacaaaactttataattattaaaaatcaaagtaaTTTAACTAATTTAGATTAAGCCAATTATATTGGTTTTTGGGTTTCTGCTACACCCCCAATTTTATactatgaatcaaaattaaattaggttatgaaagaaaatcatatatcataataattattttaaaaaaatatttacatttaaattacaaaagaaCGAGACTCacttccaaaaacaaaaacaaaaacaaaaaaagaacatGGCAAGCCCATTGCTTCACAAATTACAAAACATCATGGCCACTTGGGCCTTGTTCCATCATTTCTATTCTACAAGCCCTCCATAAGAAGTGGAGATGAGCCACGGCCCAATTTCCACATCAAGCTGGCCCAATACAAACCCTATTGGGCCTGAGAATGGGCTTTGGGTGATTCAATACCGCCTTTAACACAAGATTTCACAAACTGCTTTAGGCCCTTCTTATGGGCCTTTGAACGGGCCTtctcttctctcctcttctCTTCTTCCAACTCTTCCTCCACCTGCAAACACAGCTGATACCATACACCAGCATCGAGTTATTAACTTACAACCGGTCACAACATCTGACGGCTAGGATGGACTGACTTAAAGTTTCTTACCTTTAGGAGACGAACCTCTACTTGAACTAGCCTCTCCATCAGAGATCCTTTGACCTCAGTCTCCGTCCTCACATCTGCAATCGGACGGCAGTGGTGCTTCTCTAGGCTTTTTGGGGAGAGATCAACGGACGAGGTTTGTCCATCACTGGTGAGGGCCCCACTTGATGGTGTGGATGTACATGAGCTCTTTGAGGACCTGCTACACCCTCTAATTTCCTCCAATTGCCTCAACTGATGCCACGTGGAATAGAAATTAATTGgagaaaaatatccaaaataaaagaaaattctaaaaggaatattattcattaaattcttattatttaaaattattatttcaaattttttgttaattctaaaattcttatggtattaaaaatgtttctacgtgtttttaaaagttatcttcaaaaataattatagaaattgttttaaaaaacgatttttgagaacgatttttaaaaacgatttttGAGAATCGCTTTAAAGCCAAATGAGTTTgactgatttaaaaaaaaaacaattattttaaaaacaatcatcAAACAAGGGCTCAAAAATCAACTACTTCACCATTCCAAACAAATCCATTATCttgaaatccaattttcaactctaaattcaaacattttcccttgaaatcaaattttctcattGTCCAAACAAACCCCAAAGGTCAAATAAACCCCCCGAAAAATGAAGGTGGATCAAACATCATGAACAATAATATCTGGCTTAGTTTTGAAAGAACATAGCATTTATAATGCTATAAATTCTAAAATCACACATTCTCTTTGAATGAAAAGACCAGAGGCAAACACACCCTAAGGATTGAACACTTACGATGTTATCAAGACGGTCCAGCTTACAGATGATTGGTTCTTCGGTAGCAGCCATTTTCCAGCACTTCCCCGGGAAACAAACGTCTTATGTTCCAAAAAAGGCAAGGAGCTGTTTGTGGGTGCAAGGGTGCTTTTAAAAGACTCAGACACATGCATTGTAACAAGTTAAGAGCCACGTGGACGACAAAAGTCTATGTGTCAGTAGGTTGATCGTACACATGGCATATGATGTAGGGTTGTTGAGATGAGGATAATGATGAGACAGGTGATGTGTTATTTGTGTGACACGTCACGTATCTCATGCAACAAAGGACGAGCCACGTTTAAGTTCACGTCATCCTCGAACATATCACCTGATTAGCTTGctacaatacaaaaaaaaaaagaaaaggaaagcatatcaaggtttttttaaatatttacctACAaaggaatcatttttttttaattcttaatttgttataaaaatttctaaaatattttatatattttgaagtatattttagaattttaaaaaaaatacctaaatatatatatttccttttaattttattaactttaaatttattttttattttcttttaattttcctttctttaatttttcttcaaaatttttaaatatcaaacattataaaatcataaatttatacaaaatcatatataagcatttaattaaaaaaaatttattctctaatataatataaaaataataaaaataatgtaatgaCCTTAAGGATTGAATATTTCAAGTgttgtaataattaaaaatattttttgaaatcactctcaaacgacttaattagaaattgaaattcgagtatttaaaaaaaccttaaaaaaatttaaaatcataaatttatacaaAATCGGATGCGggtatttaattaaaaaaaaaaagaggcatGTTATAACTTAAACTAAAATCTTCTCCCCCTCGAAGAAAGGTTTTTACAATGGAGATTTGTAATCTTATATGTACAAATTGAAGAATTCCATATATAGCATTACTCATTCCATATGGCAGACTAACACTAAATAGATTCAGCAAAATACACCTCATCCAATTTTCTCTGTATTTGTATCATCAGATGGCCACACAATAGTCTCCATTAGGCGTTCCCGCATCAACTCCAAGTTCTGATCTGATATTTCCTTGTATATTTCTGCGTGATTGCATTTCTAGCCATCCAAacacacaaaagaaaatttgggtCAGCCTCCAAGGGCCTAATTGATGACATCTTTTGAAACCGTCTTTcttaaaagaacaaaattttatttcagaCCTCAAATCTGAAAAGCAATTCTCTTGATTTATAACATACATTGTGCAAAATGTAAAAGTTTCTAAAGTATTACTTTcagtcacaaatttatcaatcCGGTGTCAAAAAGCTTAATTCAAGATTTTCCTACCTTAATCCATTTTCCATAGAGGTGCAATCGGGTTATCATAACTCTTTCAGCAAGTTCTTGCTTTTCCTGGAAACATAGTGAAAGAATAGTCatgaaatattgttttttagttAGTATTTGATAAgtactttttttgtttttgacaacAATAATTGTTATCGAGTATTATGCATTGTCATTTATGAGAACAAATATCACAACAATTttgaaagtagaaagaaaggaTGGTCATGAAATATCGTTTTAGGGTAAATATCTGATAagtacttttctttcttttgaaagcAGTAATTGCTACTAGGTACCATGCATTTTCGTTTATGAAAACAGATATCAGAACAATTTTGAAAGCAGAATATGAGGAAACTACCTTTCCAAGGGTCTGAATGAAACGCTTTCTATCTCCAGGCTTATTTGCTGCGACGAAGCTGCCATGACAGGGAACAAAGCAAGACCCGAAAGAGTTAATAGAGTTGAGTGtcaaatgattgatttttgcATAATTGGAAACCTGAGTTTTGATTTGGATATCAAAATGATTGTAAAAGCAGCTTGAAGAAAGAATTATCCTTCTAAATTCTCATGTTCTTGGGAAAATTTTCTAGCCTTGGATGTTCATATTGTTGGtgagaaaacagaggagaaagACCGAGAATTGGAATCTAACAACAcccatttcaattaaaaataggaaagtgttttaaaaaacagttattaaACAGACTAACAATgcgtttgggagtgattctagaaagcgtttttaacatttctaacactttaatgataaatttttttaagtattataaatattagaagTGTTTcatagaatcactaccaaacgggtTCTAACATTTCAGGAACCAAAAATGCAAAGACAACGATCCACTTACTTGTAGAACCATGTGTACTCTGTTGGGTTCATCTCATAAAGCTGGTTAAGAACAGTCCTTACAGCCTTAAATGTGAAGTAGTTTTGTATTTGCTGCAAAGCAGATTATTTTCAGTGAAGCTAAACTCCATGACAGTAATGGAACAACTAGCCTAAGAATGAGAATAATCAACTGACACCTGAAGATTATCAAATTCTCATGGAACTAAACATGAACAATTCAAAAGGCTTTagattttccaaaaacaaagaGTCTAGCATTGAGAACTGCCAACAAACACCGATTCCAAAACTACTCAAGAGGCTAATATGCAGGGAGCGCTACTGTCAAGGCAATTTCTGATACAAACTCAAGAACATCAACAACAAAATAGTAGTCTACATTAAGCTTATTTGAAATGAAGAACTCACTGTGAAGAATTCATCATTCTGAGAGAAACATCATGGTCAGTGTGTTATGGACAAATACCAAACTCAATATGGGTCTCTTTCAATTGATTCTAAGAGAAAGGAGCTTCTAGTCTGAGAAATGCAGAACATTTAGGGACAATATGCTGGTCTTCCACACAAGAAAATTGGTAATTTGCATGCACAAGAATCATAAAAAGCCacataatattcaattttgttaaaaataggATGTTTGCAGAGGAGTTTACTCACCTTCTTGACATCATTAAAGGTGTCCTCATACTGTCCACCGAGCTCATCAACGATACTGAGGTGGTTCCCAAGCTTCCGCTGCTTCCTGGAACACCGATTGGCAATATGTGAAAGCATCTTGGTGGACAACCGCCACTCATACCAGGCGTCTATGAAAGAACTGCTCAAGTC
This DNA window, taken from Vitis riparia cultivar Riparia Gloire de Montpellier isolate 1030 chromosome 13, EGFV_Vit.rip_1.0, whole genome shotgun sequence, encodes the following:
- the LOC117929038 gene encoding uncharacterized protein LOC117929038 → MAATEEPIICKLDRLDNILRQLEEIRGCSRSSKSSCTSTPSSGALTSDGQTSSVDLSPKSLEKHHCRPIADVRTETEVKGSLMERLVQVEVRLLKLCLQVEEELEEEKRREEKARSKAHKKGLKQFVKSCVKGGIESPKAHSQAQ
- the LOC117928944 gene encoding chaperonin-like RbcX protein 2, chloroplastic, which gives rise to MVGAILISSSSFAESYSCPYLCLDSLSLSNLNVKSSGDSGLYRNLIAKKQLWRPGSLDLSSSFIDAWYEWRLSTKMLSHIANRCSRKQRKLGNHLSIVDELGGQYEDTFNDVKKQIQNYFTFKAVRTVLNQLYEMNPTEYTWFYNFVAANKPGDRKRFIQTLGKEKQELAERVMITRLHLYGKWIKKCNHAEIYKEISDQNLELMRERLMETIVWPSDDTNTEKIG